The genomic interval GAAGGTGGCCAGCGATTTCTGCTCCCGGGACCAGGCCGACCTTATTGTTAATGTGGTCGATGCCAATAACCTGGAGCGTAACCTTTATTTGACCCTGCAACTGCTGGAAAAGAAAATACCTATGATGGTGGTCCTCAACAAATGGGATATCGCCCGCCGCAAGGGCATCAATATCAACTGCGACGAGCTAGCCAAACGGCTGGGAGTGAAAGTCATTCCGGTGGTGGCCGTGACCGGCCAGGGATTGCGGGAACTGATGTCAGCCGTGGCCGCCGCCGGCCGGGAGGCAATAACCCCGCCCGTTTTCAAGCCCATCGATCATCAGGAGCGTTGGCATATCATCGGGCATATCAGCCAGGAGGTGCAGCGAATCACCCACAAGCACCCCAGCCCGCTGGAGAAACTGGAGGACGCAAGCGTCCGGCCTCTCTCCGGGGTGCCGATCGCGCTGGCGGTGATGGTGTTTTCCTTTACGGTCATAAGATTTCTGGGCGAGGGCCTGATAAAATACCTGATGGACCCCTTCTTTAAAAACGTCTATGGCCCGGTGGTGCACAAGTTGGTTTCTTTTATTCCCTGGCCGGTGCTCCGCCACTTGCTGGCCGGTCGGACCCCGGAGTTTATGGAATCGTTCGGGGCTTTAACTACTGGGGTTTATATTCCCATGGCCATCGTTCTGCCGTATATTATAACATTCTATCTGGTGTTGGGTTTTCTGGAGGACATCGGATATCTGCCGCGCCTGGCGGTACTGCTGGACCGGACCATGCACCGGCTGGGGCTTCACGGCTATGCTGCTCTGCCGTTAGTTTTGAGCTGCGGCTGCAAAGTGCCCGGAGTACTAGCCTTGAGGGTGCTAGAATCGCGGCGGGAGAAGATATTGGCCCTGACCCTCTTATTAATGGCTGCCCCCTGCCTGCCTCAGTCGGCCATGATCGTATCCCTGTTATCTAACTTCGGGATGGGCTACGTCCTTATGGTTTTCGGCATTTTGATCCTGGTGGCAGTGATCAACAGCTTATTCCTGAACCGCATCCTCAAGGGGCAGTCCCCCGAAATCATAATGGAGATACCTTCCTACCAGATACCCCACGCCGGAACACTTTTCCGGAAAACCTGGCTGCGCGTCAAGAGCTTTTTGCAGGAGGCCACCCCGCTGATAGCGCTGGGGGTGCTGGCGGTAAATATCCTGGAGATGCTGGGAGTGATAAGATTGCTGGGCCGTCTGGCCAGACCTCTGGTGGTAAACGTCTTAGGCCTGCCCAGTGAGGCGATAAGCGTCATCCTCTTCGGGTTCCTGCGCAAGGATATCTCCATTGCTTTGTTAGAGCCTCTCAATCTCTCTCCCAAACAGGCGGTAATAGCCTCGGTGTTCCTGGTGCTGTACCTGCCATGCCTGGCTACATTTTTTGTGGCCTTCAGAGAGATCGGATGGAAGGGAATTGTGCGGGTGCTGGCTTTGACCTTTAGTTGGGCGGTAGCGGTGGGATTTCTTATTAATATGCTTTGGATTTAGACAATGAGGCAGCCTTTAGAGTGGAGTGCGTCAAGGAGGTGGCTTTGATACGCCGCCACAGGCGGTCACTCAGCAGCCTTTAGTGTGGAGTGTGTCAAGGAGGTGGTTTCGATACGCCGCCACAGGCGGTCACTCAGCAGCCTTTAGTGTGGAGTGTGTCAAGGAGGTGGCTTCGATACGCCGCCACAGGCGGTTACTCAGCCACCACGCAGTTTCAGGCCGGGGGCTGAGCAGGCCGTAGGTGGCCTTATCTAATCCCCAACTTTGAGCAGTTAATAAAAAAGGGAATCCAGATGCCTTACATGTATATTCTGGAATGTTCTGATGGCAGCTATTATACGGGCAGCACAGTATCATTGGAAAAGCGCTTAAGGGAACACCAGAATGGCTTGGGTGCAAACCATACTAAAAAACGGTTGCCGGTAAAATTGGTTTATTATGAGGAATACCAAAGGATAGTCACCGCCTTTTACCGGGAAAAACAGGTCCAGGGATGGACCCGGGCAAAGAAAATTGCCTTGATAAAAAACACTATTGGGGAATTGCCGAAATTGGCTAAAAAGATATTCAGGAAGAAGATCTAATCGGGTGGCTTCGATACAACCGCCACAGGCGGTCACTCAGCCACCACTCAGTATCCTGCCGGGGGCTGAGTAGGCCGTAAGGACGTATCGAAGCCCCCAGGCCCAGGCAGTTTCATAATCAACGCATCTTTTCAAACTTCCCAACCCATGCCATTTCTCTCCTTTGCCAATCCCGCCGGACTTTTGTTCCTGCCCCTGGCCGGGCTGCCGCTTTTGATCCATCTTTTCAGAAGACGGCGGGCCGGCGTGATCCCGTTCCCAGACATCCGTCTGCTGCAGCAGATCCAGAACGCCGCCTTAAGGCCCAGCCGGATCAAAGAGTACCTGCTGCTGGCGGTCCGCACGTTGGTCATCCTTTTGCTGGCCCTGGTCCTGGCCCGTCCTGCAGTCAACCTGACCTTGCCGGGCTGGCTTTCCGGGGCTTCGCAGACCTGCGTCATCATTATGGACAATTCGGATAGCATGGCGGCCATCAGTCAGGATACCACGTTGCTGGACCGGGCCAAACAGAGCGCCCGGCAAGTTTTAAAAGCGCTGGGGCCCAACGCCCGGACGGCGGTGGTTTCGGCCGTTACGTGCAGCCCGGTGGTCTGCGGGCTGGCTTCCGCCGCCACGGTCGAACGCGCGGTAACCGCGCTGCCCCAGACCGAACTCGGCACTGACCTGGAAGGCTCGATCCAGACTGCGGCCAGGATACTTGAAACCGCAGGGGTCTCCGGCGGAAGGATCATTATTTTTTCCGACCTGCAAAAAACGGCTTTCGGCCCCAAACTCTCCCCTCTTAATAAACTGCCCGGCGATCGGCCGGTCACGGTCTATCAGATAAAACCTTTCCGGCCTTTGAACAACCTGATCTGGCAGAAGGTTCAGGTCAAACCCTTGATCAATAAAATAATCGTCCAGGCCATGGTCCAGGGAGAACGCCTGCCCCAAATCGGCTTGGCGGCCAGGGGCAAAACCATTTATCAGACAAACTCCCGGCCCGGCCAGAACGGGATGATCACTTTAAGCTTCGGGCTGCCGGACCGTGATTCGCTTTACCTTTTTACCGCCGGCGACGATTTGCCGCTGGACGACAAATATTATCTGGCTTCGGTCGATAAAACAAAAAAAAATATCCTGCTGATCTCGGACGGGCCTGGCGGCGGGCCGGATTATCTTTATCAGGCCTTTGCGGTCATGGGTCAGGCCGGTTATTCGACAAAAAGAGTAAATACATGGGAACATCAGTATTCTAAGGGCTTTGATCTGGCCGTCATCGCCAAAGCCTCAATAGATAAGGAAATACAGGCCGGAGCATTAAAATTATTGCATAACGGCGCGGGTTTGCTGATGGCGCCTCCAGTCAATTCCGACCGGGATCAGTACCAGGAACTGTTGAAACAGTTTTCCGACATCACCCTTTCGGGCCTGGCCGATTCTTTACCTCATAATATCTACCGCCTGAACCGCTCCGGGAATGGAGAAGATATCTTGAGCGATCTAAGCCCGGCCGACCTTGAGGGGGTCAGAATAAAAACGTATTGGAAAGCTTTTACCCGGCAAAATGCCGAACTGACGATCAACCGATCAGACCCGGTACTGATCTTCGGCTCCGGCCCAAAATTAAAAACGGCCGTTCTTTTGGCCGGCGGTCAGCCCGGGTTTGGCGACCTGGTTTTTAAGCCGGCCTTTCTGGTGATGCTCTTGCAGACCGCCGACCGCCTGACCCGAAAATCCGCCCGGCAATCGGCAACCGGACCAGATGAAACCAACTCCGGCGGAAACTCAGAAATAAGGCAAAAATCCGGCTGGGGCCGAATAAACGGGGGAGTATCCAGAGCGGTAAACATTGCCGCGGCGGAGTCCGATCTGACGCCAGCTTCAGGTGCGGAGCTTAAAAATATCCTCCAAAATATTTCATGGAATCCCGCAGGATCAGGTTCCGGAGCGTTTTCCGGGCAAAGTCCGGCTTCAGGGCTATTTCTGTTTTTTGCCGGGCTGATGCTCTTATTGGAGATGATCATCCGGGCCGCTTCCAAAAAGTAAAAAAAAAGCAAAAAAATATTTGACAAAACGCTTTAAATGTGCTAATAATTATGCTTTTAAGGCCTAAAAGCTGATCCGGCCCGGAGTCAATTTATTGTTTAATCAATAATTCCTCCAAGCTTGCTTCGAGGTTTTCTTGAAAGGAAAGTATGAAAACCGTAAGGTTTTCATGCCAGATAAACTACCTATAGATACCTCGTAGCTTGCTGCGAGGAGCTTCATTAAAAAATTCCGCCTCGACCATCTGCCTAAAATACGAAATAACCGAAACGGTGCATCTTAAGAATTAAGGGTTGGCTTAAATAACTTAGCATTTTCGAGTTTATATTGCAATGAATATTAGCGAACACTCACTTTGTTAGTCAAAAAACATGTCATCAGTTTTATTGTGTCATTCCCGCAAAGCTTGTCCTCGTGAAAACGGGGAGCGGGAATCCAGATGTTTTACTGGATGCCTGCTTTTGCAGGCATGACATGACACAACAAACATAACACGATAACCCTTTGTTGATATTGTTATCATTCAGCTTTATTGTGGTATATTATTTCCGCCTCGGTTTTAATCGCTTGCCCGGGAAAAAATAAGGCCCGGCAGATTTAAAATATATAAGCAATCATAAATTAAGGGGAGAATTTTTATGGCTGGCAATAAAAGCCCTAATTTGGGCGGTATGATAATGGTGCTGGCTCTTTCGGCGTTGCTGACGGTGGGCGCGGTGTTGGGCGTGGCTTTGGCCACCTGGCCCGGAAGCGCCGCCCCGGCCAAGCCGGGCGCGGCCGATCCCAAGCTGGAGATGTTTGCCGCCACCGCCAGCCGCCTGACGGGCTTCATATTCTTTGCCTATCCCGATGAGGTCAAAGATTACCTGAGCCCGGTGTTGGCCGATCTGAAAACAAAACTGCAGCCGGCCTTGAAATCAATCACCGTCACCGATCCCGCCGGTCTGATAGTGGGCTCGGACAAAGAAGATCAGATAGATAAAACTTACCAGCTGCCCAAAGGGGCCATGCCCCCGGCCGGGGACAAGCTGGAGATTCAGGAGATCGCTCCGGGCCAGTTTCTGGTGGCCGTGCCCGCCATTTACAACAACAAGATCAAGGGCGGGCTCCGGATGCTGGTGGAGCTGCCCCAGGCCAAGGCCTCCAGCGGCGGCGGCAATGGTATGGTGATAATCATCGGGCTGGCGGCCATGCTGATCGGCCTGATAATTCCCATTGCGGCCGTTCCGGCCATGACCAAACAATTGTCCGCAGTTTCGGCGGCCCCGGCCGGCGCGGGAAAAGCCCAGGCCATGAAGGCTGAAGAGTCATCCATCAATACCCGGCTGGAATCCCTGCGCCGGGAGCTGGGCAAGGCCGAAGAACTGAAGGCCGAGCAGGACCAGCTGACGGCCGAAGTGGAATCCCTGCGTAAACAGCAGTTTGAAGAGGGTTATAAGCTGGAAGGGCTGAAGAAGGAAGTGACCGAGCTGGGGGTCCAGATGGAACAGCGGCGCCAAATGTTGGAGGCCACTCCCGACGAGCGTCAGGCCCAGCTGACCCAGGAGGACCGGGACCTGATGCAGAAGATCATCAACCACAAAAAAGAAGAGCTGGCCCTGGCCCAGAAGATCCAGGATATCCGGCGCAAGGTAATGGAACTGGAAAAGCGCACCAAGGCCTGATAGCAATAAATCCGGGCAGCGGTAATTTTTAAAAGACGGGGCAGAATTAAAATCTCCCCGTCTTTTGCTAACAGTTATTCATGCCGGGCTTATTTTTCCGGTATGACAGGATTTACATGATTTTCCGGCCCGGCCGTTGTTAGCGGCAGCAACGCTCACTAAAATGCCGGTAAACAACAAACCACCATTATACTTTGATGAAAAAATTCGGCGCCTTAAGCCTGCAGACCTTTTTATATCAAGCCCTGAGCATGGCACTGGGGCTGGCGTGCGGAGTGCTAGTGGCCCGGTACCTGGGCCCCACCGCCAAAGGAGCCATTGCCCTGTATGGCCTGATCGCCGGCTTTTTGGTGCTGGCTGGCAATCTGGGGCTGGGGCTGGCCAATGTTCATTTGGCCGGAAGCGGTCAGATAATGCCGGGCCGGGCTTGGGCCAATTCCCTTTACCTGGCGGTGCTGACCGGATCTCTTCTGGCCGTGCTGACGATATTCTTGTTCCCGGTCCTGGGGATTATCGTAAAAAGGCCGGTGGACATGGGCCTTTTGGGCATAGTTCTGTGCGGAGTGCCGTTGCTGCTGCTGCTGGATTATCAGATAAACCTGCTGCGGGGACTGGGCGATCTGGACGGTTTCAACCAGGCGGGTTTGATGCGCCAGGCCGGGCGGCTGGCGGCATTGGGCCTGCTGGTGGCGGCCCTGGGCGGTTTCGTAGCCGCAGCCCTGTGGGCGGCCAATATTTCAATCGCCGCTGCGGTGCTATGGAGCGGTTTTAGGCTTAAGAAAAAAACCGCCCTGTCGTTGGTACCGTCCTGGATCGGCCTGAAAAAATCATTGAGCTACGGACTGAAGGGCCAGCCCGGCCAGATAATCCAGTTCTTCAATTACCGTCTGGATCTGATCCTGCTGGCCTTGTTCTGGACCAACCGCGAAGTGGGCATCTATGCCACCGCGGTTTTTTTAGCCGAACTGATTTGGTACATTCCGGCGGCGGTCTCCACCGTGCTGCTGCCGGCGGTTTCCTCGGCAGATTCGGAGTCCCGGGCCAAAAGCATCAGCCTTAAGGCCATCCGGCATACGGTATTCCTGAGCCTGGCCGCAGCGGTCCTCCTAGCCGTTTCGGCCCAGTGGCTGATAACAGCGCTTTACGGACCGGAATTTGCGCCCGCCGTCCGGGCGCTGCAGATCCTGCTTTTCGGAGTGGTGATGCTTTCGCCGGCCAAGCTCATCGTCAGCCATCTGGCCGGCGTGGGAAAATCGCAATACGTCAGTTATCTGGCCTTAAGCGGACTGGGCCTGACCCTGCTGCTGGACCTCGTCCTGATCCCAAAATTCGGACTGAGGGGCGCGGCCTGGGCCTCGGCCGCCGCTTACAGCTGCTCCGGCCTGCTGTCGCTGTTCTGGCTCAAACGTCATCTGAATGTTGAGATCGTGCCCAACCTGATCCTGAACAAGGAGGACTGGCAGGAATACCGGGAGTTGATCAATCTATGAAAAAGGTATTGCTGCTGACATCAGTGGAAGTGCCTTTCCGCGGCAATCTGATAGAAGGGCAGTTCCTGGCTCCGATCCTGGGTGCCGGGGGAAATGACCCCGAACTAAAATTCCGTTACCTGTCGCTGGCCCCGGTACTGTTCTTTGCCGGGCGCCGCCGGCCCATTAAAACATATCTGGCTGGGCGGGCTAAACGGGCGGCCATAAAATCATTTACCTCAGGCCTGGGCTGCCGGACGGATATCTGGCCGATCTTATTCCCCTTCTTCCCCCGGGATTTCAACCTTACCAGGCTGAAATATTTTTTGTATCTGGCTTCGGCTCTGGCGCCGTTCTTCGCCTACCTGTTATTGTACCGCCCAGCTTTGGTGATCGCCCGCAGCTATCCGGCTGCCTCTCTGGCCCGGCTGGCCAAAAAACATTTCGGCATCCCATATGTTTTTGACCTGCGGGGGATGTACCCCGAGGAGGCGGTCAATGCCGGGGTATTTCCGGCTGACTCGCCGGATTATCGTTTCTGGAAAAAGCAGGAAAAAGCACTGGCCTCACAGGCATCCCTGAACATAGTGGTTTCGGAGCCGTTTGCCGAGCATCTGAAAAGCATTGATCCCAAAACTCGTTCATCCGTCATTCCCTGCTGCGTGAACCTGCAAAAAATAAAGTTTGAACCGGCCCGCCGGGAAACATTAAAAAACAAATATGGGTTAAAAGACAGGTTCGTGCTGCTGCACCTGGGGTCATTTGGGACTCCCGAAGACCGGGGCCTGGTGGCAGCCTACCTGCAGCGTTTTAAGAAGGCAAGGCAGGGTGCCTTTCTGGTAGTGGCTTCGGGCACGCCAGCCTTTTCACCCTCGATCCATCAGGCCTTAAGGACTGCCGGCCTCAAAGAGGGCGATTACCTGCTGGTCAATCCTTCTTCTCCGGAGCAGCTTTCCGAGATGCTGGCTCTGGGCGATGCCGGGCTGATCCTGGAACGCCGAAAGTCCAATACCAAGGTCTGTCTTTCGGTCAAGCTGGGGGAATATCTGGCTGCCGGCCTGCCGGTAATCTGCACGCCCTTCGTGGAGGGGGCGGCCCGGCTGGTCCGGCAGTACGATTGCGGCCTGCTGGTTGATCCCGAAGGCGATGAACCGCTGGACAAAGAAAAGAGGTTTTTGAAAGATTACCAAATGCTGCGGGACCATGGATTCAAATTGGCAGGGGAAGCGCTGTCTCTGGAGCATTGCCGCCGGCTGTGGTGGCAATCCTTGTCAGGAGTTATAAGAACATGAGGACGAAGTCCAAAATATTTTATTTTGTCTTTCTGCTGGGTCTGGCCTTGAGACTGTCCTTTGTATTTGCGGTCCCGCCCTTTGCCGGTCCGGACGAGCAGTGCCATTACGATTACGTCAAACATCTGGTCGAAAATAAAACCCTGCCGGCGGACATTTACCAGGATGCACATTACGAGTATTTTCAGGCGCCCCTGTATTATCTGACCCTAACGCCGCTCTATGCCCTGGCGGAAGGGCAGTCCCCGGCCTTCCGGCTTTACCTGCTGCGCCTGTTCAACTTTCTGCTGGCGGCGGCAATCCTCTGGCTGGCTTATCTGATCCTGGGAAGAACCTTTCCCGGAGCCGATTCCCTGATCGCCGGAGGGCTGGCCTTTGCAGCCTGGCACCCGGTCTATGCCCGGAATTCGGTCTGCATCAACAATGACAACCTGGCGGCATTGATCAGCGCGGTGCTGCTGTATTTTCTAACAAACAAAGACCTGATCCGGAAACAGTTCAATAAGTACGCTGCCATCGGTCTGCTTTGGGGCCTGGGGGTTCTGGCCAAAACATCGTTGCTGGCAGTCGCCCCGCTGATCTTCTACTCCGCCAATCAGGACGGAGGAACTGAACCTTTCAAAGTCAAAGGCCGGAAGGGCGCTGTCCTTTTCCTGCTGGCATCGGCAATAGCCGTTATGACCTGCGGTTTCTGGCTCATCCGCAACCAGGCGCTTTACGGCAACCTGATGGGGATGGGGCCTTACTGGCCCAGGCCCCAGGCCCCGTTCAGCCTGGCATTTCAGGCGGCCACGCTTAAACATAACTGGGTGAGTTTTTGGCGGTGCTTTAACGTGGCTGGGGAATCCGGGATATGGGAAATTTTCAAATATGGCTGGTTGTTGTTTACGGTCGGGGCTTGGATCGGATGGAGCAAACTGTTAGGCTCTAAAAGGAACCTTTTGTACGGTAACGTTGGCCTTTGCCTTAGTGCTGTCTTGTTCCTTGCTTTTTATGTTGCCGGCTGGCTGTACGGAACAATCTACGGCAAGGGATTTCACGGGTTCTTCGAAGGAAGGTTTTTGTTTGCAGTGATGATCCCGGCCGGGGCTTTATTTGCTTATGGCATGGAGTCCATCGTTCCCGATGTCCTGAAAAAATATATCTGGGCAGCCTGGTCGCTTTTGTTGGCATTGAACGCTGGTTTGCTGTTGCTGGCGATGCTGAAAGTAATCCGATAAATAAAAAGAGGAAAAACCATGTTCAAAAAAGTACTGGTGCTGGCGCCCCACACCGATGACGGCGAGTTCGGATGCGGGGGATTCATAGCTAAACTGCTGAAGCAAAAAGCGCAGGTTCATTATGCCGCATTTTCCTCGGCCGAAAAATCGCTGCCTAAAGGGGCCAACCCCGATACTCTCAAAAAAGAGCTTCAGGCGGCCCTGGACAGTCTGGGGATCAAAAAACAACACCGCATCATCTATAATTATCCGGTGCGCGATTTTCCCCAGCACCGTCAGGCGATATTGGACGACATGATTAGGCTGAAAAGAAAAATAAATCCCGACCTGGTGCTGATCCCCTGCTTCAACGATACCCATCAGGACCATCTGACCATCGCCCAGGAGGGTTTTAGGGCCTTCAAGGACCGCACTATTCTGGGTTACGAGATCCCCTGGAACAATAAGACCTTTGAGACCCAGTCTTTCGTGCTGCTGGAGCCGCGGCATATCGAGGCCAAGATCAAAGCCCTGAAGCGCTATAAGTCCCAGCTGGGGAGGTTTTACGCCAATCCGGAATTCATCAAGGCTCTGGCCAAGACCCGGGGGACGCAGATCGGGGCCCGGTACGCCGAGGCCTTTGAGGTCATCCGCTGGGTTATACATTAATTGCAAATTCCAAATTACTAATTGAAAATATGGAAAAGAAAGATATTTGCGAAAGAACTTTTAACTATGCGGTTGCAATTGTTAAATTTTGCCGGGCAATTGATAATGGGAGAAATGTTGAACGACTTCTATCGCGGCAGCTGTTCCGTTCGGGAACATCTATAGGGGCAAATGTTGAAGAAGCCCAGGCTGGACAAAGCAAGGCGGATTTCATATCCAAAATGTCAATAGCTCGAAAAGAGGCCAGGGAAACAAGATATTGGCTCTCCCTCTGTAATAGCTTAAACATAGGCATCCCTCGTGATGTTGATGTTTTACTCAAAGAAATCAACGAATTAATTGCAATATTAACG from candidate division TA06 bacterium carries:
- a CDS encoding glycosyltransferase, with amino-acid sequence MKKVLLLTSVEVPFRGNLIEGQFLAPILGAGGNDPELKFRYLSLAPVLFFAGRRRPIKTYLAGRAKRAAIKSFTSGLGCRTDIWPILFPFFPRDFNLTRLKYFLYLASALAPFFAYLLLYRPALVIARSYPAASLARLAKKHFGIPYVFDLRGMYPEEAVNAGVFPADSPDYRFWKKQEKALASQASLNIVVSEPFAEHLKSIDPKTRSSVIPCCVNLQKIKFEPARRETLKNKYGLKDRFVLLHLGSFGTPEDRGLVAAYLQRFKKARQGAFLVVASGTPAFSPSIHQALRTAGLKEGDYLLVNPSSPEQLSEMLALGDAGLILERRKSNTKVCLSVKLGEYLAAGLPVICTPFVEGAARLVRQYDCGLLVDPEGDEPLDKEKRFLKDYQMLRDHGFKLAGEALSLEHCRRLWWQSLSGVIRT
- a CDS encoding PIG-L family deacetylase, producing MFKKVLVLAPHTDDGEFGCGGFIAKLLKQKAQVHYAAFSSAEKSLPKGANPDTLKKELQAALDSLGIKKQHRIIYNYPVRDFPQHRQAILDDMIRLKRKINPDLVLIPCFNDTHQDHLTIAQEGFRAFKDRTILGYEIPWNNKTFETQSFVLLEPRHIEAKIKALKRYKSQLGRFYANPEFIKALAKTRGTQIGARYAEAFEVIRWVIH
- a CDS encoding GIY-YIG nuclease family protein gives rise to the protein MPYMYILECSDGSYYTGSTVSLEKRLREHQNGLGANHTKKRLPVKLVYYEEYQRIVTAFYREKQVQGWTRAKKIALIKNTIGELPKLAKKIFRKKI
- a CDS encoding BatA domain-containing protein, with amino-acid sequence MPFLSFANPAGLLFLPLAGLPLLIHLFRRRRAGVIPFPDIRLLQQIQNAALRPSRIKEYLLLAVRTLVILLLALVLARPAVNLTLPGWLSGASQTCVIIMDNSDSMAAISQDTTLLDRAKQSARQVLKALGPNARTAVVSAVTCSPVVCGLASAATVERAVTALPQTELGTDLEGSIQTAARILETAGVSGGRIIIFSDLQKTAFGPKLSPLNKLPGDRPVTVYQIKPFRPLNNLIWQKVQVKPLINKIIVQAMVQGERLPQIGLAARGKTIYQTNSRPGQNGMITLSFGLPDRDSLYLFTAGDDLPLDDKYYLASVDKTKKNILLISDGPGGGPDYLYQAFAVMGQAGYSTKRVNTWEHQYSKGFDLAVIAKASIDKEIQAGALKLLHNGAGLLMAPPVNSDRDQYQELLKQFSDITLSGLADSLPHNIYRLNRSGNGEDILSDLSPADLEGVRIKTYWKAFTRQNAELTINRSDPVLIFGSGPKLKTAVLLAGGQPGFGDLVFKPAFLVMLLQTADRLTRKSARQSATGPDETNSGGNSEIRQKSGWGRINGGVSRAVNIAAAESDLTPASGAELKNILQNISWNPAGSGSGAFSGQSPASGLFLFFAGLMLLLEMIIRAASKK
- a CDS encoding 50S ribosome-binding GTPase; translated protein: MLLSLLEIKNGESGRIENIFGGPGLQARLERLGLHAGLKITKVSDFGPVVVSSDNGQAAIGRGMAGHIKVMVDDFKVLLFGNPNVGKSVVFSRLTGLGAVSSNYAGTTVEFSKGAIWAEGKRMELIDVPGAYTLEATCAAEKVASDFCSRDQADLIVNVVDANNLERNLYLTLQLLEKKIPMMVVLNKWDIARRKGININCDELAKRLGVKVIPVVAVTGQGLRELMSAVAAAGREAITPPVFKPIDHQERWHIIGHISQEVQRITHKHPSPLEKLEDASVRPLSGVPIALAVMVFSFTVIRFLGEGLIKYLMDPFFKNVYGPVVHKLVSFIPWPVLRHLLAGRTPEFMESFGALTTGVYIPMAIVLPYIITFYLVLGFLEDIGYLPRLAVLLDRTMHRLGLHGYAALPLVLSCGCKVPGVLALRVLESRREKILALTLLLMAAPCLPQSAMIVSLLSNFGMGYVLMVFGILILVAVINSLFLNRILKGQSPEIIMEIPSYQIPHAGTLFRKTWLRVKSFLQEATPLIALGVLAVNILEMLGVIRLLGRLARPLVVNVLGLPSEAISVILFGFLRKDISIALLEPLNLSPKQAVIASVFLVLYLPCLATFFVAFREIGWKGIVRVLALTFSWAVAVGFLINMLWI
- a CDS encoding oligosaccharide flippase family protein produces the protein MKKFGALSLQTFLYQALSMALGLACGVLVARYLGPTAKGAIALYGLIAGFLVLAGNLGLGLANVHLAGSGQIMPGRAWANSLYLAVLTGSLLAVLTIFLFPVLGIIVKRPVDMGLLGIVLCGVPLLLLLDYQINLLRGLGDLDGFNQAGLMRQAGRLAALGLLVAALGGFVAAALWAANISIAAAVLWSGFRLKKKTALSLVPSWIGLKKSLSYGLKGQPGQIIQFFNYRLDLILLALFWTNREVGIYATAVFLAELIWYIPAAVSTVLLPAVSSADSESRAKSISLKAIRHTVFLSLAAAVLLAVSAQWLITALYGPEFAPAVRALQILLFGVVMLSPAKLIVSHLAGVGKSQYVSYLALSGLGLTLLLDLVLIPKFGLRGAAWASAAAYSCSGLLSLFWLKRHLNVEIVPNLILNKEDWQEYRELINL
- a CDS encoding four helix bundle protein, with translation MEKKDICERTFNYAVAIVKFCRAIDNGRNVERLLSRQLFRSGTSIGANVEEAQAGQSKADFISKMSIARKEARETRYWLSLCNSLNIGIPRDVDVLLKEINELIAILTTIIKKTKGN